A window from Candidatus Hydrogenedentota bacterium encodes these proteins:
- a CDS encoding flagellar biosynthetic protein FliO: MKKHNWLTGLLLAFALCAAVCAEDKPAPDAEVPASTASKPDEGFKETTPPDIGLQPGVLPPVEVQQAPKEEIPKPGAPPMPEYWTAGKEQLDKELDKRQGGGGTEAETGGNATAPQSSNALQRTGWSPWKSLGQVTAAFAVILACMLLINYFLGRFGKRVPMLAGANLGTLIGRLYLSPKACLYFIRVKGKVLIVGVTPTSVSSVAEMDASEFDSLPAAAPSTIKPGSKSETGSPAGDKFLSQLKTFMRANPQTPKSAREDDEIATLRGDIARLRRELKEGTQEHGE; this comes from the coding sequence GCCGAGGTTCCTGCCTCAACAGCCTCCAAGCCGGACGAAGGCTTCAAAGAAACCACTCCCCCCGACATTGGTTTGCAGCCAGGAGTCCTTCCCCCAGTCGAAGTACAACAAGCTCCAAAGGAAGAGATTCCGAAGCCGGGCGCGCCGCCCATGCCAGAGTATTGGACCGCCGGCAAAGAGCAATTGGACAAGGAACTTGACAAGAGACAGGGCGGTGGCGGGACCGAGGCCGAAACCGGTGGAAACGCCACGGCCCCTCAGTCTTCCAACGCGCTACAAAGGACCGGATGGTCCCCGTGGAAGAGCCTTGGACAAGTCACTGCCGCATTCGCCGTCATTCTGGCGTGTATGCTCCTGATCAACTACTTCTTGGGCCGATTCGGGAAGCGAGTGCCTATGCTCGCAGGAGCTAATCTCGGTACCCTCATCGGACGTCTGTATCTCTCACCCAAAGCGTGTCTCTATTTCATCCGCGTGAAAGGGAAGGTTCTTATCGTGGGAGTCACTCCCACCTCTGTCTCGTCCGTCGCGGAAATGGATGCGTCGGAATTCGACTCTCTGCCTGCCGCCGCTCCTTCCACCATAAAGCCTGGAAGCAAGAGTGAAACCGGCAGCCCCGCCGGTGACAAGTTTCTGTCTCAGCTCAAGACATTCATGCGCGCGAATCCCCAGACTCCCAAGAGCGCACGCGAAGACGACGAAATCGCAACGCTGCGGGGCGACATCGCCCGGTTACGGCGTGAACTGAAAGAGGGAACGCAGGAGCACGGAGAATAA